One region of Pseudomonas glycinae genomic DNA includes:
- a CDS encoding AAA family ATPase, with protein sequence MAAHSDATGYLLAHRDSVNEAWFHAVCEAAINSLGGNLSPNELERLWRLFCGLETFAPVATTPPALKTNARNAIQPFHLETLSDFSGFKKLSGTLRLDLSKRITLVFGRNGAGKSSLCQALKILANPEKPKEPLNNVRSSSKNIPSFSYKLRGGSVENWTELDGFGGQSQALKYFDSAVAHKHINSSISPEAVVELSAFRLECFDYAREYLKQFQAYGVSKVLECRQDTDKKISEIKLSVHAVIDTNTGVFKDWSAINCQPMLSWIGTVSFGEERRLQKTEKQARLEQLRGATSAEGQQALSLKKSLLGQIKQSLSNFVQQCIGFSYPAYSQILFSIQQKQAASVELAGVVFSKELDVTGQQRLLFAAAALRPFVPAETCPLCRQKLEGQANALFHAFHNHLTSTMQTELSVLNVQQKDEQSKKEMIESFAEINYSQYSSVLDIDFLRAVSDLIKLVKASLQVPVIDQAALGNYSRYIELNSFVETINAEHNKVASALTLASNGLQALNEEISKLTTEIGALSIDEVAYSVRPQIEAICQNAIHFASAANSVESYNFTSRLSALTARKKDAHTALVLSSFVPYLDAEYRRLCGASLEQIGVRLANQGADAIVLPKIGDELVHRVLSEGELKIHALALFMCEATVAPHQVLVLDDPVTSFDYNYISNFCERLRDYAKDNTQSQLIVLTHNWDFFANLQATLNGSGLSGSFSVQVLEDCSTVSEYVEKWEELCLQIDGYIDPQIEISPDEKSKLSALLRRLVERLTNAYVFNEQRHQYKIRALQVSNFKEFVKLVPLLPAEADRLKDLYANLSPLEHDDIRNYYSTKSIYQFGSWYDEIKSIKNAVEARRT encoded by the coding sequence ATGGCCGCGCATAGTGATGCAACAGGTTACCTTTTAGCTCACAGAGATTCAGTCAACGAAGCGTGGTTTCACGCGGTGTGCGAAGCAGCAATAAACTCACTTGGAGGAAACCTCTCTCCAAACGAACTTGAGCGTCTCTGGAGGCTTTTTTGCGGACTAGAAACCTTTGCACCAGTGGCAACTACTCCCCCTGCGCTGAAGACAAATGCACGTAATGCGATCCAACCGTTTCATCTGGAGACTCTGTCGGATTTCTCCGGATTCAAGAAGTTGAGTGGCACGCTGAGGCTGGATTTATCGAAACGTATTACACTGGTTTTTGGTCGAAATGGGGCAGGGAAATCGAGCTTATGTCAGGCTCTTAAAATTTTGGCAAATCCAGAGAAGCCGAAAGAACCTCTGAATAATGTTCGCTCTTCTAGCAAAAATATTCCTTCCTTTAGTTATAAGCTACGGGGTGGCTCAGTAGAAAATTGGACTGAGTTGGACGGGTTTGGTGGGCAGTCTCAGGCACTAAAATATTTTGATTCGGCTGTCGCTCATAAACATATAAATAGTTCAATTTCACCAGAAGCGGTAGTGGAGTTAAGTGCGTTTCGACTAGAGTGTTTCGACTATGCTCGGGAGTATTTGAAACAGTTTCAGGCTTACGGTGTGTCTAAGGTTTTGGAGTGCCGGCAAGATACCGATAAGAAAATTTCTGAAATTAAGCTGAGCGTTCATGCAGTTATAGATACAAATACTGGAGTTTTTAAGGATTGGAGTGCAATTAATTGCCAGCCTATGCTTTCTTGGATAGGAACGGTGAGCTTTGGTGAGGAGAGGCGCCTTCAAAAGACAGAAAAGCAGGCAAGGTTGGAACAACTTAGGGGGGCGACGAGCGCTGAGGGTCAGCAAGCCCTCAGTCTGAAAAAAAGTTTGCTAGGCCAAATAAAACAATCGTTATCAAATTTTGTTCAGCAATGTATAGGTTTTTCATATCCTGCCTATAGCCAGATACTTTTTTCAATCCAGCAAAAACAGGCTGCAAGCGTTGAGTTGGCAGGTGTTGTGTTCTCCAAAGAATTGGATGTGACGGGGCAACAGAGGCTTCTATTTGCAGCTGCTGCATTACGGCCATTTGTTCCCGCTGAGACCTGTCCGTTATGTCGCCAAAAACTAGAGGGTCAAGCTAATGCGCTCTTCCACGCCTTCCATAATCACTTGACTTCAACTATGCAAACGGAGCTTTCCGTACTAAATGTTCAGCAGAAGGATGAGCAATCCAAGAAAGAAATGATCGAGAGCTTCGCAGAGATAAATTATTCACAGTATTCGAGTGTTTTGGATATTGATTTCCTGCGTGCTGTTTCAGATCTTATCAAATTGGTCAAGGCTTCATTGCAAGTGCCTGTAATTGATCAGGCTGCGCTCGGCAATTATTCTCGGTATATCGAGCTGAACTCTTTCGTTGAGACTATAAATGCAGAACACAACAAGGTAGCCTCAGCTTTGACGTTGGCGTCGAATGGATTGCAAGCTCTAAACGAGGAAATTTCAAAGCTCACAACTGAAATTGGTGCGCTCAGCATAGACGAAGTCGCATATTCCGTGCGTCCTCAAATCGAGGCGATATGCCAAAACGCAATCCACTTTGCAAGCGCCGCCAATAGTGTGGAGTCTTATAACTTCACTTCGCGCCTGTCAGCGTTGACCGCACGAAAGAAGGATGCGCATACAGCGCTGGTGCTAAGTTCATTTGTACCGTATTTGGACGCCGAGTATCGGAGACTTTGTGGTGCCTCGCTTGAGCAAATCGGTGTGCGCCTTGCTAACCAAGGGGCTGATGCGATAGTGCTCCCGAAGATTGGTGATGAGCTGGTGCATCGCGTGCTGAGTGAAGGTGAACTCAAGATTCACGCGCTTGCCCTGTTCATGTGTGAGGCAACGGTCGCACCGCATCAGGTTCTGGTTCTAGATGATCCAGTGACCAGCTTTGACTACAACTATATTTCTAATTTTTGTGAGCGTCTGCGTGACTACGCTAAAGACAATACACAATCACAACTCATCGTACTGACACACAATTGGGACTTCTTTGCGAACCTCCAGGCTACTTTAAATGGCTCGGGCCTGAGTGGATCCTTCTCAGTGCAAGTGCTGGAAGACTGTTCGACGGTGTCCGAATACGTAGAGAAGTGGGAGGAGTTGTGTTTGCAGATTGATGGCTACATTGACCCGCAGATAGAGATCAGCCCTGATGAAAAATCCAAGCTTTCCGCTCTGCTAAGGCGTTTGGTGGAGAGACTTACGAATGCATATGTGTTCAATGAACAACGCCACCAGTACAAAATCAGAGCGTTGCAGGTCTCCAACTTTAAGGAGTTTGTGAAACTGGTGCCATTGCTTCCGGCAGAGGCGGACAGACTTAAAGATTTGTATGCCAATCTGAGCCCGCTTGAACATGATGATATACGAAACTATTATTCCACTAAGTCTATATATCAATTTGGCAGTTGGTATGATGAGATTAAGTCAATAAAAAATGCAGTTGAGGCGCGTCGTACTTAG
- a CDS encoding DUF7079 family protein gives MGHLLTEPQLTDVRAALSWPFNDFPTDYDYIAREVEGVDPDVLYKILYSEVAPVCFTNLAAVLPTIWTGFDPDSLRASIEERLAARKRNWFRRQFDKALVRWLQYNYGYIWKEISSRL, from the coding sequence TTGGGACATCTTCTGACGGAGCCGCAACTGACCGACGTCAGAGCTGCACTCTCCTGGCCTTTCAACGATTTCCCGACCGATTACGACTACATCGCGCGTGAGGTCGAAGGTGTCGATCCGGACGTGCTGTACAAAATCCTGTATTCCGAAGTGGCGCCCGTGTGTTTCACCAATCTTGCAGCTGTCTTGCCCACTATCTGGACAGGCTTCGATCCTGACTCGCTCAGAGCCTCAATTGAAGAAAGGCTCGCTGCGAGAAAACGTAACTGGTTTCGCAGGCAGTTTGATAAGGCGTTGGTTCGCTGGCTGCAATACAACTACGGCTACATCTGGAAGGAGATTTCCTCCAGGCTTTGA
- a CDS encoding DUF6124 family protein gives MIKPTPNPPETDPTSPYESPNSKKLHDAAERALDHYLFPAAGIMSSLNEPERMYLANPKYNTECLLANASENLGAASEMLSNFAATLDPSHRKTAIGITQIVMIAELAVNQALDHVEVA, from the coding sequence ATGATCAAACCAACACCCAACCCACCCGAAACCGACCCCACTTCCCCCTACGAATCCCCCAACTCCAAAAAACTCCACGACGCCGCCGAGCGTGCGCTGGATCACTACCTCTTCCCCGCCGCGGGGATCATGTCGTCCTTGAACGAGCCCGAGCGGATGTACCTGGCCAATCCGAAATACAACACCGAATGCTTGCTGGCCAACGCCAGCGAAAACCTCGGTGCGGCCAGTGAGATGCTGAGCAATTTCGCGGCCACGCTCGATCCCTCGCATCGCAAGACGGCGATCGGTATTACGCAAATCGTGATGATTGCCGAGCTGGCGGTGAATCAGGCGCTGGATCACGTGGAGGTCGCGTAG